The Brumimicrobium sp. genomic interval CAACGGCATTAATAACCTCTTGATCACCAAACCATCCATTATCAGAACAAATAATCGTATTTAATGTCGTACAACTACCACTAAACAACTCAACTACAGGATCCATTAAACCTGTTCCAACACCAGAAGGGTCTACCGTGATAGTCTGAACAGAGTTTGTAGCTGTAAATTTAAACCACACATCGTCGTCAGCAGTTCCAGCACATCCCGGATAGGATTGTGTAGCCCAATCATTATTAAAGGTGGAATAGCTACAGCTCGTGTTTACATTTAAATTTATTGCATTTCCGCAAATATCATTTGCTGGTGCTGTAGGAGCTTGGGTAACACATATTGTAAATGTTCCTGAACCTGAACCAGCTAAGTAATGATACACACGGACTCTATAAACTTGACCTACCACGAAATTTGTTCCGTTATAAATTTCAGTACCTCCACTCATGGTATTATCCACACACCCCATGCTTGCTAGAGTAGAGCAAGAACCTGAAAAAACCTGTAGTACAGCATCGAATCCAGCACTTCCCACCACTTTAATTTGTTGTGATGTAGATGTGGCAGTAAACTGATACCACACGTCATCGTCAGCATTTCCTACACATCCGGGTATATTTTGAGAGGCTCCAGTAGTATTTCCTGAAGTATTGACACAGTTGTTATACGAATTAACATTCAATGTTTGGGCATACGAACAATTATCATTAGATGGCTGCGCAAATGAGTTAACTGAAAAAACAAATACGGATAATAAAGCTATAAATAATTTATACACTAATCGTTTCATAAGAAGGTTGTTCATTTTATTTAATACGTCTAAGGTCTTTAGGTTCTAAATTGTTTCTGATTAACAAATTCTTTAAATCAGCAACATTGAAAGGGTCTTTTAAATCTTCTCTACCTATAATTTCTTCATAATTAACATAAATCATGATAAAACCTTCTCCTTTTTCTTTTTTGTAAAATCCTTTGGTTTTAGTTATACCATCGAGTTGTGCCACCTGATCGGCAATACTCGTAACCAAAGCCGAATCAATATCTGCCACAAAACTATACCCATAGACACGTTCCTCAACGGTTATATCTTGTTTTTGAGCAATTAATATAGTAGGAAGAAGAAGTAATAGTATCACACAATATTTTCTCATATTGTAGTAGTTTAAAATTTATTCCTACAAAGTAACAGAATAAATTTAAAATCACAAATTTTATTTAACAAAAATGGCGAAAATATTCAATCTCCGCCATTTAATATTCTCAAAATTATTTGCGTTTAATTTCTATATAGCGTTGCTTTTACAGCTTTCACAATTCTATCCACATTCGGTAATGCTTCTGCCATTAAAGAGGGAGAAAATGGGAATGAAGTATCAGATTGTGTAACTCTCATTACCGGGGCATCTAAATAATCAAATGCATAACGTTGTAAATGGTACGCAATTTCAGAAGATATAGACGCTAATGGCCATGCTTCTTCAACGACAACACATCTATTAGTTTTCTTCACAGATTCAACTACTGCTGGATAATCTATTGGACGAAGAGAACGAAGGTCTATAATTTCACAATCAATCCCTTCATTTTTCAAAACTTCCGCAGCTTTATGCGCTTCTTTGATGATTTTTCCAAAAGAAACAATAGTCACATCTCTTCCTGGTCTTTTAACATCTGCTACTCCAATAGGAATCAAATATTCCCCTTCAGGAATCTCTCCTTTATCACCATACATTTTTTCAGATTCCATTACCAATACTGGATCATCATCACGTATAGCCGATTTAAGCAAACCTTTAGCATCAGCCGGTGTGGAAGGTGTCACCACTTTTAATCCTGGCACATGTGCATAAAAAGATTCAAAAGCTTGAGAGTGAGTTGCTGCCAATTGTCCAGCTTGACCATTTCCTCCTCTAAATACAATAGGAACGTGATATTGACCACCTGACATTTGTAGCATTTTAGCAGCACTATTAATAATCTGATCTGATGCTAATAAGGCAAAATTCCACGTCATAAATTCAACAATAGGTCTCAATCCATTCATTGCGGCTCCAACACCAATCGCTGAAAATCCTAATTCCGCAATGGGAGTATCAATAACTCTTTCAGGTCCAAACTCATCCAACATTCCTTTGGAAACTTTATATGCTCCATTGTAATTAGCAACCTCCTCACCCATTAAGAAAACATTCTTATCGCGACGCATTTCTTCAGTCATCGCTTCATTTAGTGCCTCTCTAAATTGAACTACTCTCATTGTTTACAATATTTTAAAATAGGAAAAATTATTTCCAAGGGGTAAAACTATTAATTTTTGTTATTAAATAAAAGAAAGAAGAGATTTTTCTTATTCCAACAAACCGAATAGGCACAAAAAAATCGGAGTAAAAAATTTACTCCGATTTAAAGTCATTTTGTAAAAGATTATTTCTCTACTTTTTCTAAGTCCATACCACATACAGGGCATTGACCTACCTCGGTATATGTTTTACCATCTTCGCAATCCATTGGACAAGCCCAAGTTTCTGCTACCACTTCTTCTTTTACTTCAGCTTCTTTGTTACCAGAACAACTTGTAAATGTACCTGCTAAACAAAATACTGATAATACTACTAATGTCTTTGCTATTTTCATAATTCAAATTTTATACAAAGTTAAGTATTTTTTTGAATTATCTGTGACATTTAAAGTATTCAAAAGGCTCATGACAGCTATTACATTTATACATGGACTTACAAGCAGTAGCTCCAAATTGAGAAACAAGCTCAGTATCAACAGATTTACATTTAGGACAAGGTACTTCCGGTCCTTTTCCAAAAAGTGCATATTGATCTCCACCTTCTTGAGGAGGAGCTATGCCATATTCTTCTAATTTCCTACGACCTTCTTGAGTCATCCAATCTGTTGTCCAAGCAGGCGCCAACACGGTTATCACCTCTGCTTGAACTCCTTTCTCTTTGAGCTTCATACGAGTGTTTAGCTCCATGATATTCATCGCAGGGCAACCAGTATAAGTTGGAGTCATGGTGACTTTCCATGTACCATCTCCTTTTTTTTCGACTTTACGAATAACCCCTAAATCCACCAAAGAGAGTACAGGAATTTCAGGATCTATAACTTCCTCAAGTATTTCCCAGATATAATCTTCTGTTAATTCTTTAACCATTCTTATTTTTCTACCACTTTAATCCTGGATAAGTTCTTTGCATATACTGTAATTCAGTGAGCAAATACCCTAAATGTTCAGTATGTGTACCTTTTCTTCCAATACCAAACTTCCATGAACCTTTGTTCCAAGTCAAAGTAGCTTCGTCTAAGATACCTTTCACATTTGCATCATACGCTGTACGAAGTTTAGAAACATCTGGAACGATTCCCTCTTTTATCAATAATTCATCTACCTCATCCATATAGAATAATTCATCCACAAAGCGAGCTAATTCATCTAAAGAAGTCTGAACACGTTGATGAGACTCTTCAGTTCCATCTCCTAAACGTATCATCCACTCTGCAGAATGTTTAGCATGGTATTTTATCTCCATGAGTGTTTTAGCAGCAATAGCAGCAACTTGGGCATCAGAACTTTTAGTCAATTCTTCATATAACAATAATTCGAATTGATCAAAGAAAAACTGGCGAACAATAGTTTTTCCAAAATCGCCATTAGTTTGTTCGACAAGTAATACATTTTTATATTCGATCTCTCTTCGTAGATATGCAAAATCATCTTCCGTTCTACCTCTATTCTCAACCTGGGCTGCATATTTATACAGCTCAGTTGCTTGTCCAATTAAGTCTAAGGCTAAATTTGATAGTGCAATATCTTCTTCCAAAATCGGTCCATGTCCGCACCATTCTGAAAGACGGTGTCCTAAGACAAGACTATCATCAGCCTTTCTTAGTAAATATTCAATTAAAGCTTCTTGTTTTGTCATCGCGCAAGTTTACATGTTTTTAACTCCTTCTGGAACTTCATAGAAAGTAGGGTGACGGTAGATTTTTGTTTCTGCCGGATCAAATAGAGGTCCTGACTCAGCTGGATCTGTTGCAAAAACATTTTTAGATTCTACCACCCAGATGCTAATACCTTCATTTCTTCTAGTATATACATCACGTGCGTTATTAACAGCCATTTCAGCATCAGGAGCACGTAAACTTCCTGCATGCTTATGGTTTAAACCTTGTTTACTTTGGATAAATACCTCCCATAGAGGCCATTCATTATTACTCATTTTAGTATGTTTTAAATTTTATAAATCAATTTTATTTTTTGTTCATTATGATACCATCACTTTGCGAGCTGATTTCTTCTTAGCATAAGCTAGCGCAGCATCTCTCACCCACGCTCCATCTTCTTTTGCTTTGGTACGAGCTGCTATTCTTTCTGCATTACAAGGTCCATTACCGGAAATAACTTCTTTAAATTCTTCCCAATTAATAGGTCCATATTCATAATTACCTGTTTGCTCGTTGTATTTCATATCCTTATCCGGAACAGTTAAACCAGCATATTCAATTTGTGGAACCACATTATTAATAAATTGCTGTCTTAACTCGTCATTGGAGTGGCGCTTAATCTTCCACTTCATAGATTGTTCTGAATGTTTAGAGTCTTTATCTGATGGGCCAAACATCATAATAGAAGGCCAAAACCATCTATTTAACGCATCTTGAGCCATCTCCTTCTGCTCAGGAGAACCTTTAGCTAAACCTAAAATAATTTCATAACCTTGTCTTTGGTGAAAAGACTCTTCCTTACAAATCCGAATCATCGCTCTGGAATAAGGTCCATAAGAAGTACGACATAAAGGAACTTGATTGACAATTGCAGCTCCATCAACTAACCATCCAATTGCTCCCATATCTGCCCAAGATAAAGCCGGGTAGTTAAAGATACTGGAATATTTAGCTGTACCTGCGTGTAATTTATCAATTTCATCTTCGCGGCTTGCTCCTAAAGTTTCCATGGCACTATAAAGATAAAGTCCATGTCCAGCCTCATCTTGTATTTTTGCCAATAATGTAACTTTACGCAACAAACTAGGAGCTCTAGTTACCCAATTTGCTTCAGGTAGCTGCCCTACAGTTTCAGAGTGAGCGTGCTGAGATATCTGACGGATAAGCGTTTTTCTATACGCTTCCGGCATAAAATCCCTTGGCTCAATTTTGATTTCTTGATCGATCTTTTCTTGGAAACTCTTCTCTAGAGCTTCTAGATCTTTCGGATCCATGCTTGTTTTCTCCATTATTAGTAAAGGGTTTTAAGTTTTTTTAAATTCTGTCGTAACAAAAATAGACAATTTTATCTTTTTTTTTATAAAAAATTTAAAAAATGTTTGCGATTTAATTTTAACATTCTGATTATCTATGACTTATGAGACAATTCATTCAAGTAGGAGTAAACCCTTTAAAAGACTTAACTGGAATATCAGAATAGCCAAGTGTGTCATAACCCGTTGTGCATTTACAAAAACTAATAAAATCAATAATCTCTATTATATCTGGATTGTTTTTAATCTGCGATGATGTAAGAAAATAGAAATTATTAAAAAAAAATAGACCCCGAGCAACCAAGGTTCTCGGGGTGACAATTGTTGGGGGCTACTATCGGTCGGCAAAGCCGACCGCCTTACCCTCTCTATGTATTGTCACCCCGACGGACGAAGGAGTGTCGGGGTCTAATACTATTAATTTATATTTTCTTCTAAATGCACAACGGGTGTCATAAACTATTTTCTTCTAACCATTCAAGCACAAATTTGTCCTCTTTATCCTTATAATTGTTTTATTATCGAATTATAGACTAAATTCAGGCAGATTTTATTATTTTTGCGGTCAAAATTTACAAAGAACATGAACCCAAGATTCCATACTTTAAAAATTAAGGATATACGAAGAGAGACAAATGATGCTGTATCATTTTCAATAGAAATCCCTAGTGAATTAAAAGCAGATTTTCACTACAAACCAGGGCAACATCTTACTTTTAAAAGAATTTTAAACGATGTGGATGTAAGACGTTCTTATTCTATTTGTTCTGCTGAATATGAAAATGAATTACGTGTGGCTGTAAAGAAAATTCCAAATGGAAAGTTCTCTTCTTTTGTAAATGACCAACTAGCCGTGGGAGATGAAATTGAAGTAATGAACCCTATGGGAAACTTCACTACTGAAATCAATGCAAATACAACTAAAAATTTTGTGTTTTTTGCTGGTGGTAGCGGTATTACTCCAATTATGGCTTTAACCAAAACTATTTTACATACGGCTAAAAATAGCACTGTCTCTTTAATTTATGGGAATAGAGGATTTAGTCATATTATCTTTAGAGAAGAAATTGATGCGTTGAAGAATATGTATATGGATCGATTGAGTGTAATGCATATCTTCAGTGATGAAAAAATTGGGAATGAATTACAAGAAGGACTTTTAAACAAAGAGAAAGTCACAGAATTATACAATGCAATCCTCGAAGGAGATCAGGTAGATGAGGTATTTGTATGCGGTCCACAACCTATGATTATGGCGGTGAAAGAAGTTTTTGAAGAAAAAGGTATGAATCACCATCAAATTCATTTTGAACTATTTACAAATCCTGATCAAGAAGCTAAAGAAGCAGCACAACATCCTACCGCAGCACAACATATTGGTGAGAGAGTAACGGCACAAGTTTCAGCGATTATTGATGGTGAAATGATGACCGTAGAACTTTCCACTGATGGAAAATCTATCTTAGATGCTGTCAACGACGCAGGTGGCGATGCCCCATATTCTTGTAAAGGAGGTGTTTGTAGTACTTGTAAAGCAAAAGTATTGGAAGGAAAAGTATTCATGGATAAGAACTACGCCTTGGAAGAGGATGAAGTAGAAGCAGGTTATATATTAACTTGCCAATCTCACCCACTTACTGAAAAAGTTACAGTTTCTTACGACGAGTGGTAACATCATGGGGTTATTCAATAAACTATTTGGAAAGGACAAAGCTGTACCTAAGAAAAAGGAAACATCTACAGCTCTGTTGAAAATAAAAGAAATTCAACGACTTACATCAGATGCTGTAAAAGTTATTTTTGATATTCCGACAACATTAAATGATTCTTTCCAATTCATTCCAGGGCAATATCTTACGCTTATTTTAAAGATAAATGGCAAGGAAGAACACCGCTCCTACTCTATCTGTAGCGGAATAAATGAAGATTTAGCCATAGGAATCAAGCAAATTCCAAATGGAATAGTTTCAACGTATTTTAACACACAAGCCAAAGCTGGAGATGAAATCGAAGTTGTTTTCCCTACCGGGAGATTTACTTTAACAAACTCCGAAGGAAATTATATAGCAATTGCCGGTGGAAGTGGTATTACCCCCATTTTATCTATTGCAAAATCTATCCATAATTCTTTGAGTGGTAAACTCCATATTTTATATGGAAATAGAGATGAGACTTCTATCATGTTTGCAGAAGAAATAAATCAATTAGACACTTCAAAAGTTAGTGTTACTCATATTTTTTCTGAACAAGAAAAGGACGGGATATTATTCGGAATGCTTACAGAAGAAAACATTACTTCTTTCTTCAGAAACAACTTAGCTTTATTAAAAGCGGATGGCTTCTATATTTGTGGTCC includes:
- a CDS encoding pyruvate dehydrogenase complex E1 component subunit beta — encoded protein: MRVVQFREALNEAMTEEMRRDKNVFLMGEEVANYNGAYKVSKGMLDEFGPERVIDTPIAELGFSAIGVGAAMNGLRPIVEFMTWNFALLASDQIINSAAKMLQMSGGQYHVPIVFRGGNGQAGQLAATHSQAFESFYAHVPGLKVVTPSTPADAKGLLKSAIRDDDPVLVMESEKMYGDKGEIPEGEYLIPIGVADVKRPGRDVTIVSFGKIIKEAHKAAEVLKNEGIDCEIIDLRSLRPIDYPAVVESVKKTNRCVVVEEAWPLASISSEIAYHLQRYAFDYLDAPVMRVTQSDTSFPFSPSLMAEALPNVDRIVKAVKATLYRN
- the paaJ gene encoding phenylacetate-CoA oxygenase subunit PaaJ, whose protein sequence is MVKELTEDYIWEILEEVIDPEIPVLSLVDLGVIRKVEKKGDGTWKVTMTPTYTGCPAMNIMELNTRMKLKEKGVQAEVITVLAPAWTTDWMTQEGRRKLEEYGIAPPQEGGDQYALFGKGPEVPCPKCKSVDTELVSQFGATACKSMYKCNSCHEPFEYFKCHR
- the paaC gene encoding phenylacetate-CoA oxygenase subunit PaaC; this encodes MTKQEALIEYLLRKADDSLVLGHRLSEWCGHGPILEEDIALSNLALDLIGQATELYKYAAQVENRGRTEDDFAYLRREIEYKNVLLVEQTNGDFGKTIVRQFFFDQFELLLYEELTKSSDAQVAAIAAKTLMEIKYHAKHSAEWMIRLGDGTEESHQRVQTSLDELARFVDELFYMDEVDELLIKEGIVPDVSKLRTAYDANVKGILDEATLTWNKGSWKFGIGRKGTHTEHLGYLLTELQYMQRTYPGLKW
- the paaB gene encoding 1,2-phenylacetyl-CoA epoxidase subunit B translates to MSNNEWPLWEVFIQSKQGLNHKHAGSLRAPDAEMAVNNARDVYTRRNEGISIWVVESKNVFATDPAESGPLFDPAETKIYRHPTFYEVPEGVKNM
- the paaA gene encoding 1,2-phenylacetyl-CoA epoxidase subunit A, yielding MDPKDLEALEKSFQEKIDQEIKIEPRDFMPEAYRKTLIRQISQHAHSETVGQLPEANWVTRAPSLLRKVTLLAKIQDEAGHGLYLYSAMETLGASREDEIDKLHAGTAKYSSIFNYPALSWADMGAIGWLVDGAAIVNQVPLCRTSYGPYSRAMIRICKEESFHQRQGYEIILGLAKGSPEQKEMAQDALNRWFWPSIMMFGPSDKDSKHSEQSMKWKIKRHSNDELRQQFINNVVPQIEYAGLTVPDKDMKYNEQTGNYEYGPINWEEFKEVISGNGPCNAERIAARTKAKEDGAWVRDAALAYAKKKSARKVMVS
- the paaK gene encoding phenylacetate-CoA oxygenase/reductase subunit PaaK, translated to MNPRFHTLKIKDIRRETNDAVSFSIEIPSELKADFHYKPGQHLTFKRILNDVDVRRSYSICSAEYENELRVAVKKIPNGKFSSFVNDQLAVGDEIEVMNPMGNFTTEINANTTKNFVFFAGGSGITPIMALTKTILHTAKNSTVSLIYGNRGFSHIIFREEIDALKNMYMDRLSVMHIFSDEKIGNELQEGLLNKEKVTELYNAILEGDQVDEVFVCGPQPMIMAVKEVFEEKGMNHHQIHFELFTNPDQEAKEAAQHPTAAQHIGERVTAQVSAIIDGEMMTVELSTDGKSILDAVNDAGGDAPYSCKGGVCSTCKAKVLEGKVFMDKNYALEEDEVEAGYILTCQSHPLTEKVTVSYDEW
- a CDS encoding 2Fe-2S iron-sulfur cluster-binding protein encodes the protein MGLFNKLFGKDKAVPKKKETSTALLKIKEIQRLTSDAVKVIFDIPTTLNDSFQFIPGQYLTLILKINGKEEHRSYSICSGINEDLAIGIKQIPNGIVSTYFNTQAKAGDEIEVVFPTGRFTLTNSEGNYIAIAGGSGITPILSIAKSIHNSLSGKLHILYGNRDETSIMFAEEINQLDTSKVSVTHIFSEQEKDGILFGMLTEENITSFFRNNLALLKADGFYICGPEQVILNTQNALKTFGVSEDKLHYELFTTPVNLKSTTATTPSDFQGIAQVTIILDEEKETFELASDGSSILSEAESYGMDAPYSCRGGVCSTCKAKVLEGSASMDKNFTLTDKEVAEGYILTCQAHPSSPKIIVSYDE